The region CTGTCAATGGCTCTAATTTTGGTTCAgatttatactaaaaatatcaTGCTTTTTTTGCTGGACCCTTTCACTTATAATAGGGTAGGTTGTGTACACGTAGTTAAACAAAGAAAGCATCAACGGAGATCCTATCTTAATGATGTATTTAATACTCTAAGTAGGGAAATCTTCATTTCTAAGAGCCGTCACTGGAAGGATATGGAATGGCGGAGATATATAAATCGCTTCTCACTGTTGTATGGAAGGGATACGCATTTACCTGCCGAGAAAAGAGTGGCGAGCGCCATTTCCAGAAAGGCATGGTACCACCCCCATTCTGACTTGTGTCTCAATCCGATCCCTATCTGACGGGTCGACGACGCTTGAATATGTGCTTTCCATTGCACAGAATCCTCTCCTAGCCAAGCTTTATTTCAAACGTATGCTTTATTTGCCGGGGGTGGTACGCTGTGTCTGTCGAACGAGGACAATTCTTTCTCGGCGTAGGCCTAGCTTTTAGTATATCCGGTACCGTAATTGCTTTTCCTCTTAGGCTTAGTAACCTCTACTATAACCCAGCGAACCGCATAGGCTAGTTATATTGCCGGCCTCGCTGAGtcagaataatatataagtattaaaaaagtaaaaaaaaactgCTTATGGGCTGGCCTGCCGAGGGTGGCGGCGGGACCTGGGTTGCCCAGCGGGACGTTCACGAGGGGGTGTGGGATGCTTGCCTCGTGAACCGCTGAGTCCTCGGAAGCGGGATCATGATACGTATACGTTCGACGATCAGATCGCGCCCCAGCCGTATCAGGAATAATTGTCCCTCACCATGAAAAATAGAGGCTTTCCCAGATTTCTTGGTGGCCCCAAACGTCTTTCAGAATGGAATCGGTACGACCCATGCCAAACAAGCTCTCTGCTATTCCGGAGAAGGTAGCACTCCGTAGAAAAAATCGTTGAGTATTGATTTAGCTATGGGTCTTAAACCTAAAAAAAACATCACTAGTCTGGCGTTCCATGTTGCCCCGAACTTACTGTCGTTGCCCCACCTACCTAGTGATTAAGGTTATTGCAGCTTCTCCCTAGTGGCCAGACAGTTTAAAAAAAGTAGATAAAAGAGTGGACAAAGTTGGAGTCAGTCGGGAGGTTCAGCCGGCCCGTGCTAGAATGCGCTGTGCGTTTCCAGTGAAAATAGCCTGTCGATCCTTCCGCCTGGGAAATGCCTCGCCAATATTTTCATTAATTGTATTCGCGATTGACAAAACCCCTGACGCAGGGGTATAAGGATAATCGCTGCCATAAACAATGCGACTTGCGTCGACATACCGCAGTAGACCGTAGACCTGATCCGGAAAGGCAAATCCAGCCAGATCGAAATAGAATTGTCGAGCGAACGCTTCCTTGACGACATCAGAATTGATCTCAAACGGGAGCCCTAGAATGGACGAGGCGAAACTGGTAAAACGCTCAATAGTGGGGGGAAGGGCGCCGCCAGCATGCGAGATTATGTACGTGATGTCGGTGAAATTGGCGGTAGTCTCAGAGAGGAACAGATTGATTACAGCCCGAGCTGagtcgaagaagaattcGAACATGGGATTCGGGTACCGGGTCAGAGGGGCCGCGGGACTTTGCCCATCAGGCATGCACGGGCTGGTTGGATGAACGAAAACCGTCGCATTGCGGCGGTTGAGCTCTTGAAACACAGGGTCCAGGCTTTCATCGCCTAAATAGGTGCCACGAGAATTCGTGAAAACTGCAACCCCATCTGCATTGAGATGATCTAAAGCATATGCAAGCTCCAGAAGACTTCCCTCGACATCAGGAAGGGGGAGTGCAGCCCAGAACCCAAAGCGGTCTGGGTGTCGTCGCTTTAGATCAGCTGCAAACTTATTGCACTCGCGGGATAAAAACCGAGCCTGGTGATCATCTCCAGGTACGAGATATGTTCCAGGGGAGCTAATGCTGAGAATCGACTTCGTGATATTTGCCTGCGCCATGAGCTTGAGATGATCCTCCTCGGACCAAGCCTGTCGTATAGTGAGCAAAGGAACAATAGTCAACGCAATGGTTGTGAACGTAAGAGCAAACTCACAGGAATTCCTGGCATTCCATCAGGTTTGCTATAGCCTGCTGTCATTGACTCGTTTCTCCAGATAGGTGGTACGAAATGGGAATGCACATCAATCCTGTCCAAATTATCATGTGGCTGACAATGGGATTCACAGTGAGCAAGATGAAAGCATGCGGTCATCACTAGGAGAGGGGCTATGTGCTTTGAGGAACACATTTTGGTAGAGTACAATATTGAAAATTCTACCCTCGGGATGCAAACCCTAAGAGACACCTCCCCCTGATCATATATACTAAGTGGCCGGGGTATTTGGAACCACCCCAGCCTCACTCAGATGAGGCCTTCCCCGCGGGGCAAGGGGGGACTATGGCCAGCCACCCCCCGCAATTATACTCAAGACTGTTAGGCTTGAATCTTCCATTATGGAGACGGATGTGCTTAACCCCAGatgtttgtttttttctttttcttcagGGGCCAGTGAATGTGGGACAGGGTTGCATTTTGTGGGGATAGTAACCCTACCTCGCATGTAATCAAACAAAAGGGTAGCTTCTCAGGCAGTAGGTAAATCCGTCGGAATATTGAATGAAACGGGCTAAAGGAGAAGCCATATAAAGCCACTCATGGTGCCATGATTAGTTCTACTCATCTTCAATCATGACACCCTTCATTCTTTTGCCAGTGATCCTTGCTATTGCCGCAGCCTGTGGATTACCAGACCACATTGGACCAACCCCTCCTGTCAAAACTGTGATTAATAATGTTCATCTTTTCAACGGCGATCGCTTTTCTGATCTCTCTTCGCTTGTAATTGTGGGCGGAAAAATCAGCAATGCCCCCCCAACCAGTGCAGACCATGTGGTAGATGGCGCAGGGGGTTATCTCATTCCCGGTCTCGTTGACAGCCACTGCCATGTTACGGACTGCTCCTATCTGACATCCATGCGGCAATACGGCATTACAAGTGCACTAGACATGGGAACCTACCCCTACTCCAACTTGTCTGCTTGTAAGGCTGAGGGCGTCACGGATGTTCGTGGAACAGGTGCAGCAGCTACGGTAAATGGCACTGATATAAGCCAGGCGCCTGGCTTTCCAACCAACTCCTTCGTGAATAGTACTGCAGCTGCGCAGGATTTCGTTCGTGATCGGGTCTCGGAAGGCGCGGACTTCATCAAGGTCTTCCTCGATCCTCTAGGTCCGAGTGCGGAAACAGTCGCGGCCATCGTCAACGCTGCCCACCAGAATGACAAACTGGTCATCACCCATGCAACAACCTACGATGCCTACGACActgcggaagaagctggcGTCGACATTGTCTGTCACGCCCCCTTAGATGACCCCCTCGACGCATCCTCCATTGAAAACCTGATCCAGAGTGAAATCACGGCTGTGCCAACCTTGATCATGATGCAGTCAATTGTCAACAATACTGGTGCTCCGTTGGATGTCTACACCCAAGTAGTGGAGGCAAGCGTCACCAATATGCAGAACGCAGGTGTTCCTATCCTGGTTGGGAGCGATTCCAACACCGCCCCATTCGTGCCCGCGAATCCTCCGTTCGGAGTTTCACTCCACGacgagcttgagcttcttgtTGCAGCGGGCCTTTCGCCCGTGCAGGCTCTTCAAGGAGCTACCTCTATGGCAGCTTCCACATTTGGGCTGTTTGATCGAGGAGC is a window of Aspergillus puulaauensis MK2 DNA, chromosome 4, nearly complete sequence DNA encoding:
- a CDS encoding amidohydrolase family protein (COG:S;~EggNog:ENOG410PMIC;~InterPro:IPR006680,IPR032466,IPR032465;~PFAM:PF04909;~go_function: GO:0016787 - hydrolase activity [Evidence IEA];~go_function: GO:0016831 - carboxy-lyase activity [Evidence IEA]) — encoded protein: MTAGYSKPDGMPGIPAWSEEDHLKLMAQANITKSILSISSPGTYLVPGDDHQARFLSRECNKFAADLKRRHPDRFGFWAALPLPDVEGSLLELAYALDHLNADGVAVFTNSRGTYLGDESLDPVFQELNRRNATVFVHPTSPCMPDGQSPAAPLTRYPNPMFEFFFDSARAVINLFLSETTANFTDITYIISHAGGALPPTIERFTSFASSILGLPFEINSDVVKEAFARQFYFDLAGFAFPDQVYGLLRYVDASRIVYGSDYPYTPASGVLSIANTINENIGEAFPRRKDRQAIFTGNAQRILARAG
- a CDS encoding amidohydrolase family protein (COG:Q;~EggNog:ENOG410PWY2;~InterPro:IPR011059,IPR006680,IPR032466;~MEROPS:MER0005900;~PFAM:PF01979;~SECRETED:SignalP(1-18);~go_function: GO:0016787 - hydrolase activity [Evidence IEA];~go_function: GO:0016810 - hydrolase activity, acting on carbon-nitrogen (but not peptide) bonds [Evidence IEA]) → MTPFILLPVILAIAAACGLPDHIGPTPPVKTVINNVHLFNGDRFSDLSSLVIVGGKISNAPPTSADHVVDGAGGYLIPGLVDSHCHVTDCSYLTSMRQYGITSALDMGTYPYSNLSACKAEGVTDVRGTGAAATVNGTDISQAPGFPTNSFVNSTAAAQDFVRDRVSEGADFIKVFLDPLGPSAETVAAIVNAAHQNDKLVITHATTYDAYDTAEEAGVDIVCHAPLDDPLDASSIENLIQSEITAVPTLIMMQSIVNNTGAPLDVYTQVVEASVTNMQNAGVPILVGSDSNTAPFVPANPPFGVSLHDELELLVAAGLSPVQALQGATSMAASTFGLFDRGAIRTGLRADLVLLRADPTTDIRNARSIEKVWIEGV